One part of the Vicia villosa cultivar HV-30 ecotype Madison, WI linkage group LG6, Vvil1.0, whole genome shotgun sequence genome encodes these proteins:
- the LOC131609056 gene encoding uncharacterized protein LOC131609056 codes for MASGMQSSGMLSREQLFHLFERFIILTAQPDVKKRIVDAVLDKQEAVAVTTSIQEEIFLEMGVDPRFGISCLGKISTEYENDQDLMIEFYKFLAKEEMACDEAELGEEEFAEKKSYQQNLQQQQLEMLQHMRKFNLDDQSAILEKLHQQMENGNYESETSILSAKQVEEIIQRKVTPLFMPS; via the exons ATGGCTTCTGGAATGCAGAGCAGTGGAATGTTGTCCAGAGAACAACTTTTTCATCTTTTCGAGCGTTTTATTATCCTTACTGCCCAGCCTG ATGTAAAGAAAAGGATTGTAGATGCTGTTCTGGATAAGCAG GAGGCTGTTGCTGTGACCACTAGTATACaggaagaaatatttttggagatGGGTGTTG ACCCACGATTTGGTATTTCATGCCTGGGAAAAATCAGTACTGAATATGAGAATGACCAAGATTTGATGATTGAATTTTATAAATTCCTTGCCAA AGAAGAGATGGCCTGCGATGAAGCAGAGCTTGGAGAAGAAGAATTTGCAGAAAAAAAGAGCTATCAACAAAACTTACAGCAACAG CAACTAGAGATGCTGCAGCACATGCGCAAGTTTAACTTGGATGATCAATCTGCAATCCTTGAGAAG TTACACCAGCAGATGGAGAATGGCAATTATGAAAGCGAGACATCCATTTTGTCAGCTAAGCAGGTGGAAGAGATAATTCAAAGGAAGGTGACCCCTCTGTTTATGCCAAGTTAG
- the LOC131609055 gene encoding ribonucleoside-diphosphate reductase small chain: protein MPAFPEEPLLAPNPDRFCMFPIQYPKIWEMYKKAEASFWTAEEVDLSQDNQHWISLTDGERHFVSHVLAFFAASDGIVLENLAGRFMKEVQVSEARAFYGFQIAIENIHSEMYSLLLEAYIKDSAEKNRLFHAIETIPCITKKAEWAMKWIDSSDTFAERIVAFACVEGIFFSGSFCAIFWLKKRGLMPGLTFSNELISRDEGLHCDFACLLYSLLKKKLPEERVQMIVRDAVEIEREFVCDALPCALVGMNGDLMSTYIEYVADRLLGELGCGKIYNVTNPFDWMDLISLQGKTNFFEKRVGEYQKASVMNSLTANGTDHVFKLDEDF from the coding sequence ATGCCTGCTTTTCCAGAAGAACCCCTTCTCGCCCCTAACCCAGACCGTTTCTGCATGTTCCCAATCCAATACCCTAAAATCTGGGAAATGTACAAAAAAGCCGAAGCCTCATTCTGGACCGCCGAAGAAGTCGATCTCTCCCAAGATAATCAGCACTGGATCTCCCTCACCGACGGCGAACGCCACTTCGTTTCGCATGTCCTCGCCTTCTTTGCCGCTTCCGACGGCATCGTCTTGGAGAATCTTGCCGGAAGATTCATGAAAGAAGTCCAAGTCTCTGAAGCGCGTGCCTTCTACGGATTCCAGATCGCAATTGAGAATATCCATTCCGAGATGTATTCTCTTCTCCTGGAGGCCTATATCAAAGATTCCGCTGAGAAGAACCGTTTGTTTCATGCTATCGAGACGATTCCTTGTATTACCAAGAAAGCTGAATGGGCGATGAAGTGGATCGATTCGTCTGATACTTTCGCTGAGAGAATCGTTGCTTTCGCTTGCGTTGAAGGTATATTTTTCTCCGGTAGTTTCTGTGCGATTTTCTGGCTTAAAAAACGCGGTTTAATGCCTGGATTAACTTTTTCAAACGAGCTTATTTCACGCGATGAAGGTCTCCATTGCGATTTCGCTTGTTTGCTTTACTCGCTATTAAAAAAGAAACTTCCAGAAGAGCGCGTGCAGATGATTGTTCGCGATGCGGTTGAGATCGAGAGGGAGTTTGTGTGCGACGCGCTTCCTTGCGCGTTGGTTGGGATGAACGGTGATTTGATGAGTACGTATATTGAGTATGTTGCTGATAGGTTGTTGGGGGAGCTTGGGTGTGGGAAGATTTATAATGTGACGAATCCGTTTGATTGGATGGATCTGATTTCGCTTCAGGGGAAAACCAACTTTTTTGAGAAGCGCGTTGGGGAGTATCAGAAGGCTTCTGTGATGAATAGTTTGACTGCGAATGGGActgatcatgtttttaaacttgatGAGGATTTTTAG
- the LOC131611376 gene encoding arabinogalactan O-methyltransferase 1-like, giving the protein MQSLISKQSNKKKHPNTPNPNNSYFLFVIAIIAAAFILFVFYSRQTDPRHICSTVGPLTPAQTIIAEEFATSSIPLVTIFHYATARDVPQQTKNEIRRPFDVLQSLGPCNFLVFGIGHDALMWDAFNPRGITLFLEEDPKWTISSLRRFPILRAYTVRYNTRLLEATTLLSSYKKNCGAVGGDDHPLKDDRRCRLALGEFPNEVYDRDWDVIMIDAPRGYIPAAPGRMAVIYSAAVMARGRKKAGVTHVFLHDVDRAVEKLYAKEFLCMKYRVGGVKKLWHFVIPPANNVTDTAHGFC; this is encoded by the coding sequence ATGCAATCTTTGATCTCAAAACAATCCAACAAAAAGAAACATCCAAACACACCAAACCCCAACAACTCATATTTTCTCTTCGTCATAGCAATCATAGCCGCAGCCTTCATCCTCTTCGTCTTCTATTCCCGACAAACAGATCCCCGACACATATGCTCCACCGTTGGCCCCCTCACGCCCGCACAAACCATCATCGCCGAAGAATTCGCAACATCCTCCATCCCCTTAGTCACAATCTTCCACTACGCCACGGCGCGTGACGTTCCTCAACAGACCAAAAACGAGATCAGAAGACCATTCGACGTACTACAATCCTTAGGACCATGCAACTTCCTCGTATTCGGAATAGGTCACGACGCGCTCATGTGGGATGCGTTTAATCCACGCGGCATCACGCTATTCCTCGAAGAAGATCCTAAGTGGACAATCTCTTCCCTCAGACGCTTTCCTATTCTACGCGCCTACACAGTGCGTTACAACACGCGCCTCTTAGAAGCCACCACGCTATTATCATCCTACAAGAAGAACTGTGGGGCGGTCGGCGGAGACGACCACCCTCTCAAGGATGATCGTCGATGTAGACTCGCGCTAGGCGAGTTTCCAAATGAGGTGTATGATCGGGATTGGGATGTGATCATGATTGATGCGCCGAGGGGATATATCCCGGCGGCTCCAGGGAGGATGGCGGTGATATATTCTGCGGCGGTGATGGCGCGTGGGAGGAAAAAAGCGGGTGTGACGCACGTGTTTCTTCATGACGTGGATAGGGCTGTTGAGAAGTTGTATGCTAAGGAGTTTTTGTGCATGAAATATAGAGTTGGTGGTGTTAAGAAACTTTGGCACTTTGTTATTCCACCTGCTAATAATGTTACTGATACTGCACATGGATTTTGCTAA